A genome region from Sphingobacteriaceae bacterium GW460-11-11-14-LB5 includes the following:
- a CDS encoding SusC/RagA family TonB-linked outer membrane protein yields MIYYYLLQGRPKYKALLKFIMLMKLACIMVFITCLNVSASVFSQEKISLDVKKTKLARVLQIIEQQSSYHFVYSSSYVPVNKDVSITVTNTLVTDVLAAILNRTNLKYSVSDGGLIVISKNKEVPISGTVKDALGGALPGASVRVKGTGIGTSTDVNGKFALNAPENATLVISYAGFQTREIAIGSQTNIDVVLSEDTKQLTDVVVTALGIKKERRALGYSVTQIGGETLTQARENNITNSLVGKVAGLDIAGTSGGAGAATNVTIRGVSSLGPSSQPLYVVNGIPMESAPVGFGSTIGIGNNGGQYDNAPDLGDAISNLNPDDIESISVLKGAAASALYGNRAKAGVILITTKSGKGNNIEFSSNYVAEQVMDRTNWQYIYGQGVNGQKPATQLAAASTGSSSWGARLDGSNVVQFDGVSRPYSAQEDNIEDFYRTGGTFTNTLALNKSFTGGVMRLSASDLTNRSVVPNSGLNRQNFTLSGTFDPIKNLVIDARFNYILEQAKNRPMVSDGAGNANYNAAFLPTSVNIETLKPGKKPDGTELSYNTGNTYATNPWFAAYDFIHNTKRERLLSSISAKYTFDNGLFLQARAGRDSYNDNYVAVTPSGTAYDADGGYTEQISKFSDINVDALIGKSFKIDDFSITPNFGASYRRTKGSGTTNTGGSFQIFGVYNLANTGGKAVAVYQTDQETQSVYGTLEVTYKDILYLTGSARNDWFSTLATPGRDNKLNTIYPSISGSFVFTELWKPSFLSFGKLRAGYANVGQATTPFQTQLYYNLRSETINGSSLGNIVNAAIPNATLKASSASELEVGTEMRFFGDRLSVDFTWYNKKSKDEILAVPTSTTTGYNGAFLNIGKLQNRGVEALVSGVVLKNKDFSWTSTINGSYNDNKVITLAPGTASQPLATSRSNVGFLQNLEGLAIAQIMAYDYKYDANGNIIKDTNGIPERGDLKPYGSAYNKWTAGWNNEFNYKGINFSFLIDGKWGGKIFSATDYYGYVFGLHQATLENRDALGINAANYYSTFANNVSKQFVQDASFIKFRQVILGYNFPGKLFNNKIKGLNVSFVGRNLFILMKKTDNIDPESSYNATIPGMELGGVPPVRTYGLNLSVKL; encoded by the coding sequence ATGATTTATTATTACTTACTGCAAGGGCGCCCAAAATATAAAGCGCTTCTAAAATTCATTATGCTAATGAAACTAGCCTGTATTATGGTTTTCATTACCTGTCTTAATGTTTCGGCATCGGTTTTTTCTCAGGAAAAAATTTCTTTAGATGTTAAGAAAACAAAGCTAGCCAGGGTATTACAGATTATTGAGCAGCAAAGCAGTTACCATTTTGTTTACAGCTCTTCTTACGTTCCCGTAAATAAGGATGTAAGCATTACTGTAACCAATACTTTGGTTACTGACGTATTGGCTGCCATTTTAAACAGAACGAACCTGAAATATTCTGTTTCTGATGGTGGCTTGATTGTCATTAGCAAAAATAAAGAAGTCCCGATTTCGGGAACAGTTAAAGATGCACTTGGAGGTGCTTTACCTGGTGCAAGCGTTAGGGTTAAAGGAACAGGTATTGGTACTTCTACCGATGTAAACGGTAAATTTGCTTTAAATGCTCCTGAAAATGCTACGCTGGTTATTTCTTATGCTGGTTTTCAAACCAGGGAAATTGCTATCGGTTCACAAACCAATATCGATGTTGTACTCTCAGAAGATACCAAACAGCTTACTGATGTGGTGGTTACGGCTTTAGGCATCAAAAAAGAAAGAAGGGCCCTGGGTTATTCGGTAACACAGATTGGTGGTGAAACCTTAACACAGGCCCGCGAAAATAACATTACCAACTCTTTGGTGGGTAAAGTAGCAGGTTTGGATATCGCCGGTACTTCTGGAGGTGCAGGGGCAGCCACCAATGTGACTATCCGTGGTGTTTCCAGTTTAGGCCCATCAAGTCAGCCATTGTATGTGGTAAATGGTATTCCAATGGAAAGTGCACCGGTTGGTTTTGGAAGCACCATTGGTATTGGTAATAATGGAGGTCAATACGATAATGCACCAGATTTAGGCGATGCGATTAGCAACTTAAATCCTGATGATATTGAGAGTATTTCGGTATTGAAGGGCGCTGCAGCTTCTGCACTTTATGGTAATAGGGCCAAAGCAGGTGTAATTTTGATTACCACCAAAAGTGGAAAAGGGAACAATATTGAGTTTAGCAGTAATTATGTTGCCGAGCAGGTGATGGATAGAACCAACTGGCAATATATATACGGACAAGGTGTAAACGGCCAGAAACCAGCTACGCAACTGGCTGCTGCTTCTACCGGAAGTTCGAGCTGGGGTGCCAGGTTAGATGGTTCTAATGTGGTTCAGTTTGACGGGGTAAGCAGACCTTATTCTGCTCAGGAGGATAACATTGAAGATTTTTACAGAACAGGAGGAACTTTTACCAACACCCTGGCCTTAAACAAATCGTTTACGGGTGGAGTAATGCGCTTATCGGCAAGCGATTTAACCAATAGGTCGGTTGTACCTAACTCGGGTTTAAACAGACAAAATTTTACCCTCTCTGGTACTTTCGATCCAATCAAGAACCTGGTGATTGATGCCCGTTTCAACTATATTTTAGAACAGGCCAAAAACAGGCCGATGGTTTCAGATGGTGCAGGTAATGCCAATTATAATGCCGCATTTTTGCCAACTAGTGTAAATATTGAAACACTAAAGCCGGGTAAAAAACCTGATGGAACGGAGCTTTCATACAATACCGGTAATACCTATGCAACCAATCCCTGGTTTGCAGCTTATGATTTTATACACAATACCAAAAGAGAACGTTTATTAAGCTCTATCAGTGCAAAATATACCTTCGATAACGGATTGTTTTTACAGGCGCGTGCAGGTAGAGATTCTTACAACGATAATTACGTTGCGGTTACGCCGTCTGGTACAGCTTATGATGCTGACGGAGGTTACACCGAACAGATCAGTAAATTCTCCGATATCAATGTAGATGCATTAATTGGTAAATCTTTTAAAATAGATGATTTCTCCATTACCCCTAATTTTGGAGCAAGTTATCGTCGTACCAAAGGTTCAGGAACCACCAATACCGGCGGATCTTTCCAGATTTTTGGCGTTTATAATTTAGCCAATACCGGAGGTAAAGCAGTTGCTGTTTATCAGACCGATCAGGAAACTCAATCGGTTTATGGAACGTTAGAAGTAACCTATAAAGATATTTTATATTTAACAGGAAGCGCACGTAACGATTGGTTTTCTACATTGGCAACACCGGGAAGAGATAATAAATTAAATACGATTTATCCATCCATAAGTGGTTCATTCGTTTTCACCGAATTATGGAAACCTTCTTTCTTAAGCTTTGGTAAATTAAGGGCGGGTTATGCAAACGTTGGGCAGGCAACTACCCCTTTCCAAACACAGCTTTATTATAATTTACGTAGTGAAACCATTAATGGTAGCTCGCTCGGAAATATTGTAAATGCTGCAATCCCGAATGCTACTTTAAAAGCATCTAGTGCCAGTGAGCTGGAAGTTGGTACGGAAATGAGGTTTTTTGGCGATCGCCTTAGTGTAGATTTTACCTGGTACAATAAAAAATCGAAAGATGAAATCCTTGCTGTTCCTACTTCAACTACAACCGGTTATAACGGCGCATTTTTAAATATTGGTAAGTTGCAAAACCGTGGGGTTGAAGCCTTAGTGTCAGGCGTTGTTTTAAAAAATAAAGATTTCAGCTGGACCTCAACCATAAATGGTTCATATAACGATAACAAGGTAATTACATTGGCACCAGGTACCGCCTCGCAACCTTTGGCAACCTCCAGAAGTAATGTTGGTTTCTTACAAAACCTGGAAGGACTGGCTATTGCACAGATAATGGCTTACGATTATAAATATGATGCCAATGGCAATATTATAAAAGATACCAACGGTATTCCGGAAAGAGGAGACTTGAAACCTTATGGCTCAGCCTATAACAAGTGGACTGCTGGTTGGAACAACGAGTTTAACTATAAAGGCATTAACTTTTCATTCCTGATAGATGGTAAATGGGGCGGTAAAATTTTCTCTGCAACTGATTATTATGGTTATGTGTTTGGCTTGCACCAGGCTACGCTGGAAAACCGCGATGCTCTAGGCATAAATGCAGCAAATTATTACAGCACTTTCGCCAATAATGTATCAAAACAGTTTGTTCAGGATGCCAGTTTTATCAAATTCAGACAGGTTATTCTGGGTTATAATTTCCCTGGAAAACTGTTCAATAATAAGATTAAAGGTTTAAATGTGAGTTTTGTTGGTCGTAATTTATTCATCCTGATGAAGAAAACAGACAACATCGATCCCGAGTCGAGCTATAATGCAACCATTCCGGGTATGGAGCTGGGCGGAGTACCACCGGTGCGCACCTACGGTTTAAATTTAAGTGTTAAGTTATAA